One genomic segment of Halalkalicoccus jeotgali B3 includes these proteins:
- a CDS encoding methyl-accepting chemotaxis protein, producing MDSDSTSDAVESVPEGTNIEELGVSDQVLLSGIPQAVFMIDVEGKVRAWNHGMEELTGIPADRALDRADIGMMLYDIPEDTMIEQVLAAPKRADEVYGLRLEDRSRHLYVKEDRVSDHSGDVARYARITVMPLYEDDELVGAIEMAQDLTEERQRQEATEALVDEVSTTLQALTAGHLDARASFTDSDTIDSHLLGVVDEVNKMADNLQDVVVRVDQQAAVLDESVKRAVAASSNIASNVDNQNDLLIESVNDMQSFSASMEEVAATAEQVDTAAETARKAANEGLDASEDARTATEEVTDLGEELVESVTDLGERMDDIENVVEVISDVAEQTNLLALNANIEAARAGKEGEGFTVVANEVKSLANETRQHTEQITTNINELQAQTDSTVGAAKQSHHQIEAASDQISDVLAALGDIATAIDQSADGIAGVSQATEDQAATVEELTATLEEAREHASETEGAADNIVAATDDQTEAIAELKARVRRLRDDQSDTEGGTEAV from the coding sequence ATGGATTCCGATAGCACATCGGACGCGGTCGAGTCGGTGCCAGAGGGAACGAATATCGAAGAGTTAGGCGTGTCCGACCAGGTCTTGCTCAGCGGGATACCACAAGCCGTCTTCATGATCGACGTCGAAGGGAAGGTCAGAGCGTGGAATCACGGGATGGAAGAGCTCACTGGCATCCCCGCCGATCGTGCACTCGACCGTGCAGACATCGGTATGATGCTCTACGACATCCCTGAAGACACGATGATCGAGCAGGTACTCGCCGCACCCAAGCGTGCCGACGAAGTCTACGGACTGCGGCTCGAAGATCGGTCACGTCACCTGTACGTCAAGGAAGACCGTGTCAGCGATCATAGCGGTGACGTTGCGCGGTACGCCCGCATTACCGTGATGCCGCTCTACGAGGACGACGAACTGGTCGGTGCTATCGAAATGGCACAAGACCTGACCGAGGAGCGCCAGCGCCAGGAAGCGACCGAGGCGCTGGTCGATGAAGTATCGACGACGCTCCAAGCGCTGACAGCCGGTCACCTCGACGCGCGTGCGTCGTTTACTGACAGCGACACTATCGACTCCCATCTGCTCGGTGTCGTCGACGAGGTGAACAAGATGGCCGACAACCTCCAGGACGTCGTGGTCCGCGTTGACCAGCAGGCAGCCGTCCTTGATGAGTCCGTTAAGCGAGCAGTCGCTGCCTCGAGCAATATTGCCAGTAACGTCGATAACCAGAACGACCTACTGATCGAGAGTGTCAACGATATGCAGTCGTTCTCGGCGAGTATGGAGGAAGTCGCCGCTACCGCCGAACAGGTCGACACCGCCGCCGAGACTGCTCGTAAGGCAGCCAACGAGGGGCTCGACGCCTCCGAAGACGCTCGAACCGCAACCGAGGAGGTCACCGACCTCGGTGAGGAACTCGTCGAGAGCGTCACCGACCTCGGCGAACGGATGGACGACATCGAGAACGTAGTCGAGGTCATCTCCGACGTGGCCGAACAGACCAATCTGCTGGCCCTGAACGCCAACATCGAGGCGGCCCGTGCAGGCAAGGAGGGAGAGGGGTTCACCGTCGTTGCAAACGAGGTAAAGTCGCTGGCCAACGAGACGCGCCAGCACACGGAGCAGATCACGACGAACATCAACGAATTACAAGCACAGACCGATTCTACCGTCGGCGCGGCCAAGCAGTCTCACCACCAGATAGAGGCCGCAAGCGACCAAATATCGGATGTATTGGCGGCGCTCGGAGATATTGCGACGGCCATCGACCAGTCCGCGGACGGTATTGCAGGGGTTTCGCAGGCGACCGAAGACCAAGCGGCGACAGTCGAGGAGCTGACCGCGACGTTAGAAGAGGCGCGCGAACACGCATCAGAGACGGAGGGGGCTGCGGACAACATCGTAGCGGCGACGGACGACCAGACCGAGGCCATCGCCGAATTGAAAGCCCGCGTTCGGCGCCTCCGTGACGACCAGTCGGACACCGAGGGAGGGACCGAAGCGGTCTGA
- a CDS encoding ethanolamine ammonia-lyase reactivating factor EutA translates to MADGDAPTLTSVGIDIGTTTTQVVVSELTIGGAALGDLGVEIVDTRIVYRGEIHETPLLDQRTLDVEAISELVASELACADCPIESIDSGAVIVTGESSYKENAEELVTRIADDTGDFVVAAAGPELEAILAGRGSGAAARAVATGRALLNVDIGGGTTNMCLFDGEDAVETRCLDIGGRLLRFDDDGLLTHISEPAARLLADANLTISIGTRPADDQLSEIATTMAEAIVDTIDGNPISPMTESVTIGSSDYMDHDVDEITFSGGVGRLLADPADRVGESPFEFGDLGVILATTLKERIERRSFRVIVPDEDIRATVIGAGTKATSFSGTTTDIDASLLPVKNLPVIEGPVVDAEQTLDAITDRLAACVTHGTQVYEIADGAPFVLYLPSISPLSYERIATLAEALAQVYSRPLNGQPCIILARQNCAKALGQRLETAIETSIPHVLIDEVVVTEGEYLDIGEPVSAGGPVPVIIKSLAFNQRS, encoded by the coding sequence ATGGCCGACGGTGATGCGCCGACCCTGACAAGCGTCGGCATCGACATTGGTACCACGACGACGCAAGTCGTCGTGAGCGAACTGACGATCGGGGGAGCGGCCCTCGGCGATCTCGGCGTCGAAATCGTCGACACTCGGATCGTCTACCGTGGCGAAATCCACGAAACCCCGCTCCTGGATCAACGCACGCTCGACGTCGAGGCGATCAGTGAACTGGTCGCCTCGGAGCTGGCGTGTGCAGACTGTCCCATAGAATCGATCGACAGCGGTGCCGTCATCGTCACGGGCGAGTCTTCCTACAAGGAGAACGCCGAGGAACTGGTGACGCGGATCGCCGACGACACGGGCGATTTCGTCGTCGCGGCGGCGGGTCCCGAACTGGAGGCGATTCTGGCGGGCAGGGGATCCGGTGCCGCGGCGCGCGCCGTGGCGACGGGCCGGGCACTACTCAACGTCGATATCGGTGGCGGGACCACCAACATGTGTCTGTTCGACGGCGAGGACGCCGTCGAAACGCGGTGTCTGGATATCGGCGGCCGCCTCCTCCGGTTCGACGATGACGGTCTCCTAACGCACATCTCGGAACCAGCAGCGCGGTTGCTCGCCGACGCGAACCTCACGATATCAATCGGGACTCGACCCGCGGATGACCAACTGTCCGAGATCGCGACAACGATGGCGGAGGCGATCGTTGATACCATCGACGGCAATCCCATTAGCCCGATGACGGAGTCGGTGACGATCGGTTCCTCGGACTACATGGACCATGACGTCGACGAGATCACGTTCAGCGGCGGGGTCGGCCGGTTGCTCGCCGATCCCGCCGATCGAGTCGGCGAGTCGCCGTTCGAGTTCGGTGATCTCGGGGTCATCCTCGCGACCACGCTCAAAGAGCGGATCGAGAGACGGTCGTTTCGGGTCATAGTCCCGGACGAGGATATCAGGGCGACCGTCATCGGTGCTGGTACGAAGGCGACGTCGTTCAGCGGGACGACAACCGATATCGACGCATCGCTTCTACCGGTGAAGAACCTCCCCGTCATCGAGGGACCCGTCGTCGACGCTGAACAGACTTTAGATGCTATCACGGACCGGCTGGCAGCATGTGTAACCCACGGAACGCAGGTATACGAGATCGCTGACGGAGCGCCGTTCGTGCTCTACTTGCCATCGATCTCTCCGTTGAGTTACGAGCGCATAGCAACCCTTGCCGAGGCGCTTGCTCAAGTGTATTCGCGACCGCTCAATGGCCAGCCGTGCATCATCTTGGCTCGACAGAACTGTGCCAAAGCTCTTGGGCAGCGACTCGAAACCGCCATCGAGACATCGATACCCCACGTTCTCATCGACGAGGTCGTCGTCACCGAAGGGGAGTATCTCGATATTGGTGAACCGGTCAGTGCTGGTGGACCCGTTCCCGTGATTATCAAATCTCTCGCATTCAACCAGCGTTCTTAG
- the eutC gene encoding ethanolamine ammonia-lyase subunit EutC gives MSDPHPHHVDDPADETALERIVGRSPSRLGVGRRGTRPRTSSVLSFRADHARARDAVLTKVPNEVIEENGLLAIRSRISDQDEYLARPDLGRQLSEGTRSTIREECTLDPDVQVVVCDGLSSTAVEANVPDLLPTLVQGLEDRGFEVGTPLFVRFGRVDVMDVIGETLGANVVVNLIGERPGLNTAESLSAYLVYDPQPGEPTAKKSVISNIHADGIPAVEAGAQIVDLVETIYETQASGVDLA, from the coding sequence ATGAGTGACCCCCATCCCCACCACGTCGACGACCCCGCCGACGAAACGGCGCTCGAGCGTATCGTCGGTCGGAGTCCCTCCCGTCTCGGCGTGGGGCGGCGCGGAACGCGCCCTCGAACCTCGTCCGTGCTCTCGTTTCGGGCGGACCACGCCCGGGCTCGTGATGCGGTCCTCACGAAGGTCCCGAACGAGGTCATCGAGGAGAACGGTCTGTTGGCGATTCGGAGCCGGATCTCAGACCAAGACGAGTATCTCGCACGACCCGATCTGGGGCGACAACTGAGCGAGGGGACGCGGTCGACTATCCGCGAGGAGTGCACGCTCGATCCCGACGTACAGGTCGTCGTCTGTGACGGGTTGAGCTCGACGGCGGTCGAGGCGAACGTGCCCGATCTGCTGCCGACGCTCGTTCAGGGTCTCGAAGACCGGGGATTCGAGGTCGGAACGCCCCTCTTCGTGCGGTTCGGACGTGTCGACGTGATGGACGTGATCGGAGAGACCCTCGGCGCGAATGTCGTCGTGAACCTCATCGGCGAACGACCGGGGTTGAACACCGCAGAGAGCCTGAGTGCGTACCTCGTCTACGATCCACAACCGGGCGAGCCGACGGCGAAGAAATCGGTGATCTCGAACATCCACGCCGACGGGATCCCGGCGGTCGAAGCAGGGGCACAGATCGTCGACCTCGTCGAGACGATCTACGAGACACAGGCGAGCGGGGTCGACCTCGCGTGA
- a CDS encoding ethanolamine ammonia-lyase subunit EutB codes for MSYTSTITGGSQAFESIPEVLAKANEEKTGDQLAGIAADSEAERVAAKDALSRLSLEILRESPAVPYEDDEVTRVIQDAVDEAVYDRIKDWTVADLREFLLDDRTREDDIDQIRPGLTSEMIAAAAKVMSNLDLIQATSKMRVTARCNNTIGMDGTLSFRLQPNDPADDVENIRHSIREGLSYGVGDAVIGLNPVEDTAEQTKRLLEVTKEFIEAWEVPTQNCVLSHLTTQLTAVENGAPADLLFQSLAGTEAGNESFGIDVDLLEEAYEFGQDHCTASGPNVMYFETGQGSELSADAHAGIDQVTLEARCYGLAKQYDPFIVNTVVGFIGPEYLYDGKQVIRAGLEDVFMGQLTGLSMGIDACYTNHIQADQNDIENLAVLLTAAGSNYFITVPMGDDTMLNYQSNSYHDAAALWDVFDLRPAPEFETWLEEMGIMEDGRLTANAGDPTRFLEHTDE; via the coding sequence ATGAGTTACACATCGACCATCACGGGAGGATCACAGGCTTTCGAGTCGATTCCGGAAGTCCTCGCGAAGGCCAACGAGGAGAAAACCGGCGACCAGCTCGCAGGGATCGCCGCGGACTCCGAGGCCGAGCGGGTTGCCGCAAAGGATGCGCTCAGCCGACTCTCGCTCGAAATCCTTCGGGAGTCCCCCGCGGTACCGTACGAAGACGACGAAGTGACTCGAGTGATCCAGGACGCGGTCGACGAGGCAGTGTACGACCGGATCAAGGACTGGACGGTCGCCGACCTCAGGGAGTTCCTCCTCGACGATCGGACCCGCGAGGACGATATCGATCAAATTCGCCCAGGGCTGACCAGCGAGATGATCGCCGCCGCCGCGAAGGTCATGTCCAACCTCGATCTGATCCAGGCGACGTCGAAGATGCGGGTCACCGCTCGCTGCAACAACACCATCGGAATGGACGGAACGCTCTCGTTTCGCCTTCAGCCGAACGACCCCGCCGACGACGTCGAGAACATCCGCCACTCGATCCGAGAGGGGCTCTCTTATGGGGTCGGCGACGCCGTCATCGGACTGAATCCGGTCGAAGACACCGCCGAGCAGACAAAACGGCTGCTCGAGGTAACTAAAGAGTTCATCGAGGCGTGGGAGGTTCCGACACAGAACTGTGTCCTCTCACATCTCACAACCCAACTCACAGCCGTCGAGAACGGCGCGCCCGCGGACCTCCTGTTCCAGAGCCTTGCGGGCACCGAAGCGGGCAACGAGAGCTTCGGCATCGACGTCGACCTCCTCGAGGAGGCATACGAGTTCGGACAGGACCACTGTACGGCCTCGGGTCCAAACGTCATGTACTTTGAGACCGGGCAGGGGTCCGAACTGTCGGCCGACGCGCACGCCGGCATCGACCAAGTCACGCTTGAAGCGCGTTGTTATGGCCTCGCGAAGCAGTACGACCCGTTCATCGTGAATACGGTGGTGGGGTTCATCGGGCCCGAGTACCTCTACGACGGGAAGCAAGTCATCAGAGCCGGACTCGAGGACGTCTTCATGGGCCAACTTACCGGCCTCTCGATGGGGATCGACGCCTGCTACACGAACCACATCCAAGCCGACCAGAACGACATCGAGAACCTGGCCGTCCTGCTGACGGCGGCCGGGTCGAACTATTTCATCACCGTTCCGATGGGCGACGACACGATGCTCAACTACCAGTCGAACAGCTACCACGACGCCGCGGCGCTCTGGGACGTCTTCGATCTCCGACCGGCCCCCGAGTTCGAAACGTGGCTCGAAGAGATGGGGATCATGGAGGACGGGCGGCTGACGGCGAACGCCGGCGACCCGACGCGCTTCTTGGAGCACACAGATGAGTGA
- a CDS encoding RraA family protein has translation MSMDSDPVERSILDRLAQCSTSAVADTKHESVETLASDIEPVHSDCTFAGTVRTVVLDPSALWAPVQTLDTAHEDEVLVVDTNDNVEEAVWGELLSTYATAIGVRGMVTNGAVRDIAGVRDLGFPVFARAVTPHGPSGRDEVERNVPVTVGGTSIDSGDVLVGDESGVVAINRDAVEEVTTAAETVARTEREVDRLIDEGQSLEGAFDDAGMD, from the coding sequence ATGTCAATGGATAGCGATCCAGTCGAGCGTTCGATACTCGATCGATTAGCGCAGTGCTCTACGTCCGCAGTAGCGGACACGAAACACGAGAGCGTGGAAACGCTGGCCTCCGACATCGAGCCGGTCCATTCCGACTGCACGTTCGCCGGGACGGTCCGGACAGTCGTGCTTGATCCGTCGGCGCTCTGGGCGCCCGTCCAGACCCTCGATACTGCTCACGAAGACGAGGTTCTCGTGGTCGATACGAACGACAACGTTGAGGAGGCCGTCTGGGGCGAATTGCTCTCGACGTACGCAACGGCCATCGGCGTGAGAGGGATGGTCACAAACGGAGCCGTCCGGGATATCGCCGGGGTTCGAGACCTCGGCTTTCCCGTCTTTGCACGGGCAGTCACGCCTCATGGGCCGAGCGGACGTGACGAAGTCGAGCGGAACGTTCCGGTCACGGTCGGTGGTACCTCGATCGACTCGGGAGACGTGCTTGTCGGTGACGAATCCGGAGTGGTCGCAATCAACCGCGATGCCGTCGAGGAGGTCACCACGGCCGCCGAGACGGTCGCTCGGACGGAACGGGAGGTAGACCGGTTGATCGACGAGGGCCAATCGCTCGAAGGGGCATTTGACGACGCTGGGATGGACTAG